A window from Mesorhizobium sp. WSM2240 encodes these proteins:
- a CDS encoding TRAP transporter small permease, whose protein sequence is MSSEARAHPSPIVRAFSKLNTAALLLAGAGLVAMTAFVAWQVFCRYVLNNSPSWTEPGSVMLMSWFIFLGAAVGVRENNHLGFDVLLYVLPKAGKRVLRMISDVVILAFGAGMVWYGGQLAALTWNTTLPSLGVSGAFDYLPVVAGGVLVVLFALERIVRRIAGEPVDDTLDEAVSAEVAVEIDNAAAHADPNLKA, encoded by the coding sequence ATGTCATCCGAAGCACGGGCTCATCCCTCACCCATTGTCAGGGCTTTCTCCAAGCTCAACACCGCGGCGCTCCTACTGGCCGGGGCAGGCTTGGTCGCGATGACGGCTTTCGTCGCCTGGCAGGTGTTCTGCCGTTACGTGCTCAATAATTCTCCTAGCTGGACCGAGCCCGGTTCGGTGATGCTGATGAGCTGGTTCATCTTTCTCGGCGCGGCCGTTGGCGTGCGCGAGAACAACCACCTCGGCTTCGACGTGCTGCTCTATGTGCTGCCCAAAGCCGGCAAGCGCGTGCTGCGCATGATTTCAGACGTGGTGATCCTGGCGTTCGGAGCCGGCATGGTCTGGTACGGTGGCCAGCTGGCCGCTCTGACCTGGAACACCACGCTTCCCTCGCTCGGTGTCTCGGGCGCTTTCGATTACCTTCCAGTCGTGGCGGGCGGCGTTCTCGTGGTGCTGTTCGCCCTGGAGCGGATCGTACGGCGCATCGCTGGCGAACCGGTCGACGATACGCTCGACGAAGCGGTTTCGGCCGAAGTCGCAGTCGAAATCGACAATGCCGCCGCCCACGCCGACCCCAATTTGAAAGCCTGA
- a CDS encoding TRAP transporter large permease yields MELWILFGSFALLMLIGTPIAFCLGVASFATVLYMGLPPLVVFQRLNSGMSVFSLLAIPFFIYAGDLMVRGGIASRIVAFAASLVGHIRGGLGQVNIVTATLFGGISGSAVAEAAAVGGLMIPQMKQRGYGVDYAVNVTSMAALIALLLPPSHNMIIYSISAGGKISIADLFTAGIIPGLLLAGALMATAYIVARKRGYPTEPFPGFSAVVHLAAIAVPGLLLIGIIFGGVRSGIFTATESSCVAVLYALLITVFVYRQMSWADFVHATMGAVRTTAMVLLIIGTAAAFSWLMAFLRVPAALVASMNAVSENPLVILLLLNLLMLLLGSFMDMGPTIIIVTPIFLPVAQAYGIDPVHFGVIMVLNLGIGLNTPPVGAVQFVACAVGKISVWQAMRSIWPFYGAGLVVLGLVTYIPAISLWLPSVFK; encoded by the coding sequence ATGGAACTCTGGATCCTTTTCGGGAGCTTCGCGCTGCTGATGCTGATCGGCACGCCGATCGCCTTCTGTCTCGGCGTCGCCAGCTTCGCGACGGTCCTTTACATGGGATTGCCGCCGCTGGTGGTCTTTCAACGGCTGAACTCGGGCATGAGCGTGTTCTCGCTGCTTGCCATTCCCTTCTTCATCTATGCCGGCGACCTGATGGTGCGCGGCGGCATAGCCAGCCGCATCGTCGCCTTCGCGGCGTCGCTGGTCGGCCATATCCGCGGCGGACTGGGCCAGGTCAATATCGTCACGGCGACGCTGTTCGGCGGCATTTCGGGCTCCGCGGTTGCAGAAGCGGCGGCTGTCGGGGGGCTGATGATCCCGCAGATGAAGCAACGCGGCTACGGCGTCGATTACGCCGTCAACGTGACTTCGATGGCGGCGCTGATCGCGCTGCTTTTGCCGCCCTCGCACAACATGATCATCTATTCCATCTCGGCGGGCGGCAAGATCTCAATCGCCGACCTGTTCACGGCGGGGATCATTCCCGGTCTCTTGCTGGCAGGTGCGCTGATGGCCACCGCCTATATCGTCGCCCGAAAGCGCGGTTATCCGACCGAGCCCTTCCCCGGCTTCTCCGCAGTGGTGCATCTCGCCGCCATCGCCGTTCCTGGCCTGCTCCTGATCGGCATTATTTTCGGCGGCGTGCGATCCGGCATTTTCACGGCGACTGAGAGTTCCTGCGTCGCCGTCTTGTATGCACTGCTGATAACGGTGTTCGTCTACCGGCAGATGAGCTGGGCCGACTTCGTCCACGCCACCATGGGAGCCGTGCGCACCACGGCGATGGTTCTTTTGATCATCGGCACCGCCGCCGCCTTCTCATGGTTGATGGCGTTCCTGCGCGTGCCGGCGGCGCTGGTCGCATCGATGAACGCGGTCTCGGAAAACCCGCTGGTCATCCTGCTCCTGCTCAATCTGCTCATGCTGCTGCTCGGTTCCTTCATGGATATGGGGCCTACCATCATCATCGTTACGCCGATCTTCCTGCCGGTTGCTCAGGCCTACGGCATCGATCCCGTGCATTTCGGCGTCATCATGGTCCTGAATCTCGGCATCGGGCTGAACACGCCGCCGGTCGGCGCGGTGCAGTTCGTGGCCTGTGCCGTCGGCAAGATAAGCGTCTGGCAGGCCATGCGCTCGATCTGGCCGTTCTATGGCGCCGGCCTCGTTGTGCTCGGGCTCGTCACGTACATCCCGGCGATTTCGCTGTGGCTGCCGAGCGTGTTCAAATAG
- a CDS encoding FadR/GntR family transcriptional regulator, producing the protein MPSDAVVDLRIERRPKLSESVVSAIRAKILSGEFAPGQKLPTESQLTETFGVSRTVIREAIATLAADGLVEARQGAGVFVMDHPAQAFASMSQELGNKISHALNVLEVRMGIEIESAGLAALRRNSAQEARIQEAFFEFERLLEARQATGKIDFAFHRAIAAATNNPFYVEVLDALGSRTIPCDVASPWGTESVLTHDYQVGLQREHLVILNAISAGDPQAARDGMRAHLSASQQRYRSRLIGQQAEYMQGIGKSRSS; encoded by the coding sequence ATGCCGTCTGACGCAGTCGTCGATTTGCGGATAGAGCGCAGGCCAAAGCTTTCCGAAAGCGTGGTTTCGGCGATCCGCGCAAAAATCCTGTCCGGGGAATTCGCGCCCGGGCAGAAGCTGCCGACTGAAAGCCAACTGACCGAAACCTTCGGCGTCAGCCGCACTGTGATCCGCGAGGCGATCGCGACACTCGCCGCCGACGGTCTGGTCGAGGCCCGGCAGGGCGCCGGCGTGTTCGTCATGGATCATCCCGCGCAGGCCTTCGCCTCGATGAGCCAGGAACTGGGCAACAAGATCTCGCATGCGCTGAACGTTCTAGAAGTGCGCATGGGCATTGAAATCGAAAGCGCCGGCCTCGCGGCGCTGCGCCGCAACAGCGCGCAAGAGGCGCGCATCCAGGAAGCGTTTTTCGAGTTCGAGCGGCTGCTGGAGGCGCGGCAGGCTACCGGCAAGATCGATTTCGCCTTCCACCGCGCCATCGCGGCGGCCACCAACAATCCGTTCTACGTCGAGGTGCTCGATGCGCTCGGCAGCCGCACTATACCGTGCGACGTCGCCTCGCCCTGGGGTACCGAAAGTGTGCTCACCCATGATTACCAGGTTGGTCTGCAGCGCGAGCATCTGGTGATTCTCAACGCAATTTCGGCCGGCGACCCGCAGGCCGCCCGCGACGGAATGCGCGCGCATCTGTCTGCCAGCCAGCAGCGCTACCGCTCGCGCCTCATCGGCCAACAGGCCGAATACATGCAGGGCATCGGCAAGTCCCGATCCTCCTGA
- the kduI gene encoding 5-dehydro-4-deoxy-D-glucuronate isomerase → MTQNNIDYASRFPIDPAAAAAMGTDELRHNFHIEGLFQGGRINLTYTHYDRMIVGGAMPVDQPLALEAIKPTGTKNFLDRRELIAVNVGGAGTVEADGQSYAVGPRDMIYVGMGVEIVSFASADASVPAKFYLLSAPAHQSHPTTHIKIGDAKRLDLGSQATSNERSIFQFIHPEGAKTCQLVVGMTQLAPGSVWNTMPCHVHDRRSEAYLYFDLPEAARVFHFMGEPDETRHLVIKNEEAILSPGWSIHSGAGTSNYAFIWAMAGDNVDYTDVDPVAIGDLR, encoded by the coding sequence ATGACCCAAAACAATATCGACTATGCCTCCCGCTTCCCCATCGATCCTGCCGCTGCCGCGGCCATGGGAACGGACGAGCTCAGGCACAATTTCCATATCGAAGGCCTGTTCCAGGGAGGTCGTATCAACCTCACCTACACGCATTACGACCGGATGATCGTGGGCGGCGCGATGCCTGTGGATCAGCCGCTGGCGCTTGAGGCGATCAAGCCGACCGGCACGAAGAACTTTCTCGACCGGCGCGAACTCATCGCCGTCAATGTCGGCGGCGCAGGCACAGTCGAAGCCGACGGGCAATCCTACGCCGTCGGACCGCGCGACATGATCTATGTCGGCATGGGCGTGGAAATCGTATCGTTTGCCTCCGCCGACGCTTCGGTTCCTGCAAAATTCTATCTACTCAGCGCGCCAGCCCATCAGTCTCATCCGACGACGCACATAAAGATCGGCGACGCCAAGCGGCTCGACCTCGGCAGCCAAGCGACCTCGAATGAGCGCTCGATCTTCCAGTTCATCCATCCCGAAGGCGCAAAGACCTGCCAGCTCGTCGTTGGCATGACGCAGCTTGCGCCCGGCTCGGTGTGGAACACCATGCCGTGCCACGTTCATGACCGGCGCTCCGAAGCCTATCTCTATTTCGATCTGCCGGAAGCGGCGCGGGTCTTCCATTTCATGGGCGAGCCGGACGAGACGCGCCACCTCGTCATCAAGAACGAGGAGGCGATCCTGTCGCCGGGCTGGTCGATCCATTCCGGTGCCGGCACTTCCAACTATGCCTTCATCTGGGCGATGGCCGGCGACAATGTCGACTATACCGATGTCGACCCCGTCGCGATCGGAGATCTGCGGTGA
- the kduD gene encoding 2-dehydro-3-deoxy-D-gluconate 5-dehydrogenase KduD: MSDLSAFSLAGKRIIVTGANTGIGQGIAVSIAKAGGEVIGIGRSSMEETARLVSAAGAKFVEIGCDLGDHAAAQAMLDTAWETHGPIDGLVNNAGIIRRNDAVDFTEADWDDVMDVNLKSLFFLCQAFGRRVMAAQRRGRIVNVASVLSFQGGIRVASYTASKHGALGITRLLACEWAQKGVNVNAIAPGYIETNNTAALRADPDRSTAILGRIPAGRWGIPADIGDAAVFLLAPASNYMHGAVVPVDGGWLAR; encoded by the coding sequence GTGAGCGACCTGTCGGCATTCAGCCTCGCCGGCAAGCGCATCATCGTCACCGGCGCGAATACCGGCATCGGCCAGGGCATAGCCGTGTCGATCGCCAAGGCCGGCGGTGAAGTGATCGGCATCGGCCGCTCGTCGATGGAGGAGACCGCACGGCTGGTCTCCGCGGCCGGCGCGAAGTTCGTGGAGATCGGCTGCGACCTCGGCGACCATGCCGCTGCGCAGGCGATGCTCGACACGGCATGGGAGACGCATGGCCCCATCGATGGCCTGGTCAACAATGCCGGCATCATCCGGCGAAACGACGCGGTCGACTTTACCGAAGCCGACTGGGACGACGTAATGGACGTCAATCTGAAGTCGCTGTTCTTCCTCTGCCAGGCGTTCGGTCGCCGCGTGATGGCCGCGCAGCGCCGGGGCCGCATCGTCAACGTCGCCTCGGTGCTGTCCTTCCAGGGCGGTATCCGGGTCGCGTCCTACACCGCCTCGAAGCACGGCGCGCTCGGCATCACGCGGCTGCTTGCCTGCGAGTGGGCGCAAAAGGGCGTCAACGTCAACGCCATCGCGCCGGGATATATCGAGACCAACAATACCGCCGCCCTGCGCGCCGATCCGGACCGCAGCACAGCGATCCTGGGGCGGATTCCGGCCGGCCGCTGGGGCATACCGGCAGATATCGGCGACGCCGCTGTGTTCCTGCTAGCGCCGGCGTCCAATTACATGCACGGCGCCGTCGTCCCGGTGGATGGCGGCTGGCTGGCGCGATAG
- a CDS encoding cupin domain-containing protein: protein MDTKIFSHPGEGNWTPTPDGNRRRVVLYTDELMVVEFAFEKGGVGALHSHPHVQSSYIAEGRFEVTIDGRTETLEAGSSFIVPSNLVHGVKALEAGRLVDTFTPHRADFL from the coding sequence ATGGACACAAAAATTTTTTCGCATCCCGGCGAGGGAAACTGGACACCGACGCCCGACGGCAACCGCCGCCGCGTCGTGCTCTACACCGACGAGTTGATGGTCGTGGAATTCGCCTTCGAGAAAGGCGGCGTCGGCGCATTGCATTCCCACCCACATGTGCAGTCGAGCTACATCGCCGAAGGCCGCTTCGAGGTCACCATAGACGGGCGGACGGAGACGCTGGAAGCAGGAAGCAGCTTCATCGTTCCGTCAAATCTCGTCCACGGCGTCAAGGCGCTCGAAGCCGGCCGGCTGGTCGACACGTTCACGCCGCACAGGGCCGACTTCCTCTAG
- the mtnA gene encoding S-methyl-5-thioribose-1-phosphate isomerase, with product MKVADRHYRTIWPAEDGRAVEIIDQRWLPHDFRIERIDSVAGIATAIRDMWVRGAPLIGVTAAYGVAIQMADDPSDEALDAVWETLHETRPTAINLRWALDEMRRVLRPLPLGERAEAAFRRAGEIADEDVGLNRNIGVNGLAIIKEIAAGKKPGEPVNILTHCNAGWLATVDYGTATAPIYLAAEEGIPVHVYVDETRPRNQGAQLTAWEMAGHGVPHTLIVDNAGGHLMQRGEIDMVIVGTDRTTANGDVCNKIGTYLKALAAHDNGVPFYVGLPSPTIDWTVGDGLKEIPIEQRSGDEVSFVWGKTAAGEIAQVRVSPEATGAANPAFDVTPARLVTGLITERGVAKASREGLKALFPDRGN from the coding sequence GTGAAAGTCGCGGATCGCCATTACCGCACCATCTGGCCGGCCGAGGACGGCCGAGCTGTCGAGATCATCGACCAGCGCTGGCTGCCGCATGATTTTCGCATCGAGAGGATTGATAGCGTGGCCGGCATCGCCACCGCGATCCGCGACATGTGGGTGCGCGGCGCGCCGCTGATCGGGGTGACGGCGGCCTACGGCGTGGCAATCCAGATGGCCGACGATCCGTCCGACGAGGCGCTCGACGCCGTCTGGGAAACGCTGCACGAGACGCGGCCGACGGCCATCAACCTTCGCTGGGCGCTGGACGAGATGCGCCGGGTTCTGCGGCCGCTGCCGCTCGGCGAACGCGCCGAGGCAGCCTTTCGCCGCGCCGGTGAGATCGCCGATGAGGATGTCGGGCTGAACCGCAATATCGGCGTCAACGGGCTGGCGATCATCAAGGAGATTGCGGCCGGAAAGAAGCCGGGCGAGCCGGTCAACATACTGACGCACTGCAATGCCGGCTGGCTGGCCACCGTCGACTACGGCACTGCCACTGCGCCGATCTATCTGGCGGCAGAGGAGGGGATTCCCGTTCACGTCTATGTCGACGAGACGCGCCCGCGCAATCAGGGCGCCCAGTTGACCGCCTGGGAAATGGCCGGCCACGGCGTGCCGCACACGCTGATCGTCGACAATGCCGGCGGGCACCTGATGCAGCGCGGCGAGATCGACATGGTGATCGTCGGCACCGACCGCACCACCGCCAATGGCGATGTCTGCAACAAGATCGGCACTTATCTCAAAGCGCTCGCGGCGCACGACAATGGCGTGCCGTTCTATGTCGGGCTGCCGTCGCCGACCATCGACTGGACCGTCGGTGACGGGCTTAAGGAAATTCCGATCGAGCAACGCTCGGGCGACGAGGTGTCCTTCGTCTGGGGCAAGACGGCGGCAGGGGAAATCGCGCAGGTACGTGTCTCGCCGGAAGCCACGGGCGCTGCGAACCCGGCCTTTGATGTGACCCCGGCACGGCTGGTGACCGGGCTGATCACCGAGCGCGGCGTGGCCAAGGCTTCGCGCGAGGGGCTGAAGGCGCTATTTCCGGACCGGGGTAACTGA
- the mtnK gene encoding S-methyl-5-thioribose kinase, whose amino-acid sequence MSGPFEALSVETLAARLGDTEALTSRIGNNISAWKVREVGDGNLNLVFIVEGEKGAAVVKQALPYVRLVGDSWPLPLKRSFFEYHALTRQQARAPGSVPEIYYFDESQALIVMEYLSPHIILRKALIEGRQLPNIATDIGLFMARTLFRGSDLSMPTKERKADLALFADNVELCDITENLVFSDPYFDAKMNRHTSPQLDALVAELRADRDLKVEAQRMKHLFAASAETLLHGDLHSGSIMVTEAETRMIDPEFAFYGPMAFDVGMLLANFWMAFFSQRGHEHEGDRATTRVYLIDVIVETWSVFRKEFSHLWRTERTGILYQKSLFEDQGDTLAAEQALDQMLHSIWTDMLGFAGIEIHRRILGLAHNADFETIADQDLRATCEAKALKFGRQLVVNRRQIHSIDEVNALAVLIEKGTAS is encoded by the coding sequence ATGAGCGGACCCTTTGAAGCATTGTCGGTTGAAACGCTGGCCGCCAGGCTGGGCGACACTGAGGCACTCACGTCGCGGATCGGCAACAACATTTCGGCCTGGAAGGTGCGTGAGGTCGGCGACGGCAATCTGAACCTGGTCTTCATCGTCGAGGGAGAGAAGGGTGCGGCTGTCGTGAAGCAGGCGCTGCCTTATGTGCGGCTGGTGGGCGACAGCTGGCCGCTGCCCTTGAAGCGCTCCTTCTTCGAATATCACGCCCTGACGCGCCAGCAGGCGAGGGCGCCCGGATCGGTCCCGGAGATCTATTATTTCGACGAGAGCCAGGCGCTCATCGTCATGGAATATCTGTCGCCGCACATCATCTTGCGCAAGGCGCTGATCGAAGGCCGGCAATTGCCCAACATCGCCACCGACATCGGCCTGTTCATGGCGCGCACGCTGTTTCGCGGCTCCGACCTCTCCATGCCGACAAAGGAGCGCAAGGCCGACCTGGCGCTCTTCGCCGACAATGTCGAGCTCTGCGACATCACCGAAAACCTCGTGTTCTCGGATCCGTATTTCGACGCGAAGATGAACCGCCACACCTCGCCGCAGCTCGACGCGCTGGTGGCCGAATTGCGCGCGGACCGCGATTTGAAGGTCGAGGCGCAGCGGATGAAGCATCTGTTCGCGGCCAGTGCCGAGACGTTGCTTCATGGCGATTTGCATTCCGGCTCGATCATGGTGACCGAGGCCGAGACACGGATGATCGACCCGGAATTCGCCTTCTACGGGCCGATGGCCTTCGATGTCGGAATGCTGCTCGCCAATTTCTGGATGGCCTTCTTCTCCCAGCGCGGCCATGAGCACGAGGGCGACCGCGCTACCACCCGCGTCTATCTCATCGATGTGATCGTCGAGACGTGGTCTGTGTTCCGCAAGGAGTTCTCGCATCTCTGGCGCACCGAGCGGACCGGCATTCTGTATCAGAAAAGCCTGTTCGAGGATCAGGGCGATACGCTCGCGGCCGAACAGGCGCTCGACCAGATGCTTCATTCCATCTGGACGGACATGCTGGGCTTCGCCGGCATCGAAATCCACCGGCGGATTCTGGGCCTGGCGCACAATGCCGATTTCGAGACCATTGCTGATCAGGATCTGCGCGCTACCTGCGAAGCCAAGGCGCTGAAGTTCGGTCGCCAGCTTGTGGTCAACCGGCGGCAGATCCACAGCATCGACGAGGTCAATGCGCTTGCCGTGCTGATCGAGAAAGGAACTGCCTCGTGA
- a CDS encoding sugar ABC transporter ATP-binding protein, whose protein sequence is MVENAVFRVEGLRKSFGRIEVLGGVSLDLHAGEVTVLMGANGAGKSTLVKIISGVYARDGGAMKLGGKHFAPATPAEAMRAGVVTVHQNINDGVVADLDVATNLTLDRLSGTGAPTFFNPRRVRREAKIVADRLGLAVDLKARINDLSLADRQMVAIARAMAHEPKVLILDEPTSSLSSAEATRLFAVIDRLRAHGVAILYISHRMSDIRRLADRIVSMRDGRISGVFEDKPLDYEGAVNAMLGRRIHLDRIVVNEAAKTILAVDSLRIAEGARPISLTLGAGEVVAVTGLVGVGKTALAETLFGARTPLSGTMVLNGRPYAPATPGEAISAGVFLVAKDRSDNGIVQDFNIYENISLPFLKRLSGFGVLKRNVERATARRQIGELGIVCRTERDEMGTLSGGNQQKVMVARWMSQPASLFILDEPFQGVDISARRDIAAKLRTSSDGRATLIFVTELDEALETADRILVMSEHTIVGEHRNADIDMDRLLAEVAGQPLRGGGMMLMRWNRIER, encoded by the coding sequence ATGGTCGAAAATGCCGTGTTCCGCGTGGAGGGGCTGAGAAAATCCTTTGGCCGGATTGAGGTGCTTGGCGGCGTCTCTCTCGACCTGCACGCGGGCGAAGTGACGGTGCTGATGGGCGCCAACGGCGCCGGCAAGTCCACCCTCGTCAAGATCATCAGCGGCGTCTATGCCCGCGACGGCGGCGCAATGAAGCTGGGCGGCAAGCATTTCGCCCCCGCCACACCCGCCGAGGCGATGCGCGCCGGCGTGGTGACCGTGCACCAGAACATCAATGACGGCGTCGTCGCCGACCTGGATGTCGCTACCAATCTCACGCTCGACCGGCTGAGCGGAACCGGCGCGCCGACCTTCTTCAATCCGCGCCGCGTCCGCCGCGAGGCGAAGATCGTGGCGGACCGGCTGGGGCTTGCCGTCGACCTGAAGGCTCGCATCAACGACCTCTCGCTCGCTGATCGCCAGATGGTGGCGATAGCGCGCGCCATGGCGCACGAGCCTAAAGTGCTGATCCTCGACGAGCCGACCTCCTCGCTATCGAGCGCCGAAGCGACACGGCTCTTCGCCGTCATCGACCGGCTGCGAGCGCATGGCGTCGCGATCCTCTATATCTCGCATCGCATGTCCGACATCCGCAGGCTTGCCGATCGGATCGTCTCGATGCGCGACGGACGGATCAGCGGCGTCTTCGAGGACAAGCCGCTCGACTATGAAGGCGCGGTCAACGCCATGCTCGGCCGCAGGATCCATCTCGATCGGATCGTGGTCAACGAAGCCGCAAAGACGATTCTCGCAGTCGACAGCCTGCGCATTGCCGAGGGCGCGCGGCCGATCTCGCTGACGCTCGGCGCCGGCGAAGTCGTGGCCGTCACCGGTCTTGTCGGCGTCGGCAAGACGGCCTTGGCCGAGACGCTGTTTGGCGCGCGCACACCGCTCTCTGGTACGATGGTGCTGAACGGCAGGCCCTATGCGCCGGCTACGCCGGGCGAAGCGATCTCCGCCGGCGTCTTTCTGGTCGCCAAGGACCGCAGCGACAACGGTATCGTCCAGGATTTCAACATCTACGAGAACATCAGCCTGCCGTTCCTGAAGCGGCTTTCAGGTTTCGGCGTGCTCAAGCGCAACGTCGAGCGCGCCACGGCGCGGCGACAGATCGGCGAACTCGGCATCGTCTGCCGGACAGAACGGGACGAGATGGGCACGCTTTCGGGCGGCAACCAGCAGAAGGTAATGGTGGCGCGCTGGATGTCGCAGCCGGCCAGCCTCTTCATCCTCGACGAGCCCTTCCAGGGCGTCGATATTTCGGCCAGGCGCGACATCGCGGCGAAGCTCCGGACAAGCTCGGATGGACGAGCGACGCTTATCTTCGTGACCGAACTCGACGAGGCGCTGGAGACGGCGGACCGCATATTGGTGATGTCGGAGCACACCATCGTCGGCGAGCATCGCAATGCCGATATCGACATGGATCGGCTGCTCGCCGAGGTGGCGGGCCAGCCGCTCCGCGGCGGCGGCATGATGTTGATGAGGTGGAATCGAATTGAGCGATAA
- a CDS encoding ABC transporter permease, translating into MTLRDLAIRYGFLVLLFGLVIFFSLATDGFASPQAAVFIFQSVAITGILALGVTATLVVGGFDLSIGSVATSAMMAAAYVMVVLEQNAVVAVAACLLIGVAVGLINGFLIVYMRVPDLLATLGMMFLLVGLQRIPTEGRSIATGMTMPDGSTATGKFSANFLALGRHRFDFFIDNLLPASVVVLLVLALLIWFFLEYTRFGRMMYAVGSNPRAAELAGAPVKAYKIWAYVISGVFASIGGILLAARLGRGDIASGNNLLLDSVAAALIGFAVLGAAKPNAFGTAIGALFVGVLLQGLTMMNAPYYTQDFVKGAVLVVALVFTFALSHRGKA; encoded by the coding sequence ATGACCCTGCGCGACCTCGCCATACGCTATGGTTTTCTGGTCCTGCTTTTCGGGCTGGTCATCTTCTTCTCCCTGGCGACCGACGGCTTCGCATCTCCGCAGGCTGCCGTGTTCATTTTCCAGTCCGTGGCGATCACCGGCATATTGGCGCTCGGCGTCACCGCCACCCTCGTCGTCGGCGGCTTCGACCTGTCGATTGGCTCGGTGGCGACCAGCGCCATGATGGCTGCCGCCTATGTGATGGTGGTGCTGGAACAGAACGCGGTCGTAGCGGTCGCCGCCTGCCTGCTGATCGGCGTCGCGGTCGGCCTGATCAACGGCTTCCTGATCGTCTATATGCGCGTGCCCGATCTCCTGGCCACGCTCGGCATGATGTTCCTGCTGGTCGGCTTGCAGCGCATTCCGACCGAAGGCCGCTCCATCGCCACCGGCATGACCATGCCGGACGGCTCTACAGCGACCGGCAAGTTCAGCGCCAATTTCCTGGCGCTCGGCCGCCACCGCTTCGATTTCTTCATCGACAATCTGCTGCCGGCGTCGGTCGTGGTCCTTCTGGTGCTGGCCCTGCTGATCTGGTTCTTCCTCGAATACACGCGCTTCGGCCGCATGATGTATGCGGTCGGCAGCAACCCGCGGGCGGCGGAATTGGCCGGTGCGCCTGTCAAGGCATACAAGATCTGGGCCTATGTCATTTCGGGCGTTTTCGCCTCTATCGGCGGCATTCTCCTTGCTGCCAGGCTTGGACGTGGCGACATCGCCTCGGGTAACAATCTGCTTCTGGATTCCGTCGCTGCGGCGCTCATCGGCTTCGCAGTGCTCGGCGCGGCCAAGCCGAATGCCTTCGGCACCGCGATCGGCGCGCTCTTCGTCGGCGTTCTCTTGCAGGGGCTGACCATGATGAACGCGCCCTATTACACGCAGGACTTCGTCAAGGGCGCCGTCCTTGTCGTCGCCCTCGTCTTCACCTTCGCTTTATCCCACAGGGGCAAGGCCTAA
- a CDS encoding substrate-binding domain-containing protein, which translates to MNITRRILGKMALGLAGATMLMQAPALAQDKPAPFDNPGEVKIALVRYLSTGDFFQAYLSGVEAQAKALGVDLRVLDSRQDAALQADMVDQAIALGVDGIIIQHGLTESMKEAAQRAVDAGIKVVAFDVNVENDKIPQIEQSDRDLARLALEQAIKDNGESWKAGYVYVAGIAPLDRRDETWKEFKAKYPGINEAAMFGTLDNPIANSVANQARSVLSANPDIKVMFAPYDEFAKGVKIAVDEAGLSSDIKIYSADISTSDIAAMREPGSAWAATAATNPAVVGQVSVRALAMMLAGEDPGRQVIVPPTLITQAQLNENDIKNMEELSAKLPQFAHADVAVPAWMPLPAK; encoded by the coding sequence ATGAACATTACACGCAGAATTCTGGGCAAGATGGCGCTGGGCCTGGCCGGCGCGACCATGCTGATGCAGGCGCCGGCGCTTGCGCAGGACAAGCCGGCGCCGTTTGACAATCCCGGGGAGGTCAAGATCGCGCTGGTGCGCTATCTCTCGACCGGCGACTTTTTCCAGGCCTATCTGTCCGGCGTCGAGGCACAGGCAAAGGCGCTCGGCGTCGACCTGCGCGTGCTCGATAGCCGGCAGGACGCCGCCCTCCAGGCCGACATGGTCGACCAGGCGATCGCGCTTGGCGTCGACGGCATCATCATCCAGCACGGCTTGACCGAATCCATGAAGGAAGCCGCGCAACGTGCTGTCGACGCGGGCATCAAGGTCGTCGCCTTCGACGTCAATGTCGAGAACGACAAGATCCCTCAGATCGAGCAGTCCGACCGGGATCTCGCCCGTCTCGCGCTCGAGCAGGCGATCAAGGACAATGGCGAAAGCTGGAAAGCCGGTTATGTCTATGTTGCGGGCATTGCGCCGCTCGACCGCCGCGACGAGACCTGGAAAGAGTTCAAGGCGAAATACCCCGGCATCAACGAAGCAGCGATGTTCGGCACGCTGGATAATCCGATCGCCAATTCGGTCGCCAATCAGGCACGCTCGGTGCTGTCGGCGAATCCCGACATCAAGGTGATGTTCGCGCCCTATGACGAGTTCGCCAAGGGCGTGAAAATCGCGGTCGACGAGGCCGGCCTCTCCTCCGACATCAAGATCTACTCGGCTGACATCTCGACCTCGGACATCGCCGCTATGCGCGAGCCGGGCAGCGCCTGGGCCGCCACCGCCGCCACCAATCCGGCCGTCGTCGGCCAGGTCTCGGTGCGCGCGCTCGCCATGATGCTGGCCGGAGAAGACCCAGGCAGACAGGTCATCGTGCCGCCGACGCTGATCACGCAGGCGCAGCTGAACGAGAACGATATCAAGAACATGGAAGAGCTTTCGGCCAAACTGCCGCAATTCGCGCATGCCGATGTCGCGGTGCCTGCCTGGATGCCACTGCCGGCGAAGTAA